Proteins from one Longimicrobium terrae genomic window:
- a CDS encoding RagB/SusD family nutrient uptake outer membrane protein: MRHIHTPRRAARAFGLVAVAAVAAGCSLDLVNPNAPGEEEVLNSPELILITAVGLQSQYADNVLLLIRAPELVTDQWSTRPLALPADQSLVRGDVDPTFGVVSDPFAAAYRIARSADVLTRSAPGVNLSRGQQVGISVLSKLLRAMAVGNLTTQYQNLPATYDSVGAVPLPAGQVRDSVIALLESARGELLATTDAELAPFVARVLTPTTGTGINLRSTVDAMLARYYLFDGRYNEAIAAAGRVNLGVTSLLQYPNPGMNPVWNYMSGLRYVGARREFFTDAQAGDARPAFWANRAVGTAGLPDSAFDFRGYAGSRNDPYPLYLPDEMRLIQAEAQARLGNLTAAAVLINAVRTDGTGAGGACTVSTTEPRACLPALPETALDTPGEVFAQILYERRYELFGQGLRWEDLRRLAAFTTERPSMQYLPFPQSECDRNPNAGC; encoded by the coding sequence ATGAGACATATCCATACGCCCCGCCGCGCGGCGCGCGCGTTCGGCCTGGTGGCGGTCGCCGCCGTGGCCGCGGGGTGCAGCCTGGACCTGGTGAACCCCAACGCGCCCGGGGAAGAAGAGGTCCTGAACAGCCCGGAGCTCATCCTCATCACTGCGGTGGGGCTGCAGAGCCAGTACGCCGACAACGTGCTGCTCCTCATCCGTGCTCCCGAGCTGGTGACCGACCAGTGGTCTACTCGTCCCTTGGCGCTGCCGGCCGACCAGTCGCTGGTGCGCGGCGACGTGGACCCCACCTTCGGCGTGGTGAGCGACCCGTTCGCCGCGGCGTACCGCATTGCGCGGTCGGCCGACGTGCTCACGCGCAGCGCGCCCGGCGTGAACCTGAGCCGCGGCCAGCAGGTGGGCATTTCGGTGCTTTCCAAGCTGCTGCGCGCCATGGCGGTGGGGAACCTGACCACGCAGTACCAGAACCTTCCCGCCACGTACGATTCGGTGGGCGCGGTGCCGCTTCCCGCCGGCCAGGTGCGCGACAGCGTCATCGCGCTGCTGGAAAGCGCGCGCGGCGAGCTTCTGGCCACCACCGACGCGGAGCTGGCGCCGTTCGTGGCGCGGGTGCTGACCCCCACCACCGGCACGGGGATCAACCTGCGCTCCACGGTGGACGCCATGCTGGCGCGGTACTACCTGTTCGACGGGCGGTACAACGAGGCCATCGCCGCCGCCGGCCGGGTGAACCTGGGCGTCACGTCGCTGCTGCAGTACCCCAACCCGGGAATGAACCCGGTGTGGAACTACATGTCGGGGCTGCGCTACGTAGGCGCCCGCCGCGAGTTCTTTACCGACGCGCAGGCGGGCGACGCCCGCCCGGCGTTCTGGGCCAACCGCGCCGTGGGTACGGCCGGCCTGCCGGACTCCGCGTTTGATTTCCGCGGCTACGCGGGCAGCCGCAACGATCCGTATCCGCTGTACCTGCCGGACGAGATGCGGCTGATTCAGGCCGAGGCGCAGGCGCGCCTGGGCAACCTGACGGCGGCCGCGGTGCTGATCAACGCGGTGCGGACGGATGGAACGGGCGCGGGCGGAGCCTGCACCGTGTCCACCACGGAGCCGCGCGCCTGCCTGCCGGCGCTCCCCGAGACGGCGCTCGACACGCCGGGCGAGGTGTTCGCGCAGATCCTGTACGAGCGCCGGTACGAGCTGTTCGGGCAGGGCCTGCGCTGGGAAGACCTGCGGCGCCTGGCGGCGTTCACCACCGAGCGGCCTTCCATGCAGTACCTGCCGTTCCCGCAGAGCGAGTGCGACCGCAACCCCAACGCGGGCTGCTGA
- a CDS encoding GNAT family N-acetyltransferase: MSTAAPAAGQGLTVREIAAGESLKPFVNFAWTVNGRDPQWVPPLRMALEPVLDRKKHPFHQHADVAYFAAERGGRMVGRVAAVVNHEYNRFHGERTGTIGFFECLDDADAAGALLEACTDWLRARGMDRVMGPFNFSTNDEFSSPGVLIDGFDTPPTVMMSHNPPYYGRLFEAAGWTKAKDLLAYWIPSPAVPDRLSQGMERLARRMGATIRSVRMKDLKAEVARIQEVYNAAWSRNWGFVPMTEAEFEHLAKELKPVVDPDLCLIAEKPDGEPIGFLLALPDLNRAIRHLPDGRLFPFGVFKFLWHQRRIRTVRVLTLGMKPGYQHSGLGAALYTHGLRVASGKGYEAGEASWILEDNPEMCLAMDKLGASPYKRYRVFGRPL; this comes from the coding sequence GTGAGCACCGCCGCCCCCGCCGCGGGGCAGGGCCTCACCGTCCGCGAGATCGCGGCGGGCGAAAGCCTGAAGCCCTTTGTGAACTTCGCGTGGACGGTGAACGGGCGGGACCCCCAGTGGGTTCCGCCTCTTCGCATGGCGCTGGAGCCGGTCCTCGATCGAAAGAAGCACCCCTTTCACCAGCACGCCGACGTGGCCTACTTCGCCGCCGAGCGCGGGGGCCGGATGGTGGGCCGCGTGGCCGCGGTGGTGAACCACGAGTACAACCGCTTTCACGGCGAGCGCACGGGCACCATCGGCTTCTTTGAGTGCCTGGACGACGCCGACGCGGCGGGGGCGCTGCTGGAGGCGTGCACGGACTGGCTGCGGGCGCGGGGGATGGACCGGGTGATGGGGCCCTTCAACTTCAGCACCAACGACGAGTTTTCCTCGCCCGGCGTGCTGATCGACGGCTTCGATACGCCGCCCACGGTGATGATGTCGCACAATCCGCCCTACTACGGCCGCCTGTTCGAGGCCGCAGGGTGGACCAAGGCCAAGGATCTGCTGGCGTACTGGATTCCCAGCCCTGCCGTTCCGGATCGCCTGTCCCAGGGAATGGAGCGGCTGGCGCGGCGGATGGGTGCCACCATCCGCTCCGTGCGCATGAAGGACCTCAAGGCCGAGGTGGCGCGCATTCAGGAAGTGTACAACGCCGCCTGGTCGCGGAACTGGGGCTTCGTGCCCATGACGGAGGCGGAGTTCGAGCACCTGGCCAAGGAGCTCAAGCCGGTGGTGGACCCCGACCTGTGCCTGATCGCCGAAAAGCCCGACGGCGAGCCGATCGGCTTTCTGCTCGCGCTTCCGGACCTGAACCGGGCCATCCGCCACCTTCCCGACGGCAGGCTGTTTCCGTTCGGCGTCTTCAAGTTCCTGTGGCACCAGCGCCGCATCCGCACCGTACGCGTGCTTACGCTGGGAATGAAGCCCGGGTACCAGCATTCCGGCCTGGGCGCGGCGCTGTACACGCACGGACTGCGTGTGGCGTCGGGCAAGGGGTACGAGGCCGGCGAGGCTTCGTGGATTCTGGAAGACAACCCCGAGATGTGCCTGGCCATGGACAAGCTCGGCGCCTCGCCGTACAAGCGCTACCGGGTGTTCGGCCGGCCGCTGTAG
- a CDS encoding aminotransferase class I/II-fold pyridoxal phosphate-dependent enzyme — MATVEQTVRQTVDIFDKCRRFTAAHEMMERGLYPYFQPIQESHDTEVVIRGETKIMVGSNNYLGLTHHPYVLEKARDALARYGTGNTGSRFLNGTLDLHEELEHRLAALMGAEAALVFSTGYQTNLGIIGGLVTRGALVVQDRLNHACLLDGAQLAAGELARYQHGDMGALRRVLERHRDSNGVLIATDGVFSMEGNIVDLPSLVDIKDEYGARLLVDDAHSVGVLGRNGGGTAEHYGLQDRVDLTMITFSKSFASIGGAAAGPADVIHYLKHHSRPLIFSASMPGSAVATVLACLDVMEQEPQRREQLWKNADYLRGGLNALGFDTVGSETPIIPVASGDMEKTFIFWRALFDMGVFTNPVLPPAVPENSCRLRTSVMATHTTEQLDRVLDAFGTVGRQLGIVGGAA; from the coding sequence ATGGCGACCGTGGAGCAGACCGTGCGGCAGACCGTGGACATCTTCGACAAGTGCCGGCGATTCACCGCCGCGCACGAGATGATGGAGCGCGGCCTGTATCCCTATTTTCAGCCGATCCAGGAATCGCACGACACCGAAGTGGTGATCCGCGGCGAAACCAAGATCATGGTGGGCTCCAACAACTACCTGGGGCTTACCCATCACCCGTACGTCCTGGAAAAGGCGCGCGACGCCCTGGCCCGGTACGGCACCGGCAACACCGGCAGCCGCTTTCTGAACGGCACGCTGGATCTGCACGAGGAGCTGGAGCACCGCCTGGCCGCGCTCATGGGCGCCGAGGCGGCGCTGGTGTTCAGCACCGGCTACCAGACCAACCTGGGCATCATCGGCGGGCTGGTGACGCGCGGCGCCCTCGTGGTGCAGGACCGGCTGAACCACGCCTGCCTGCTGGACGGCGCGCAGCTGGCCGCGGGCGAGCTGGCCCGCTACCAGCACGGCGACATGGGCGCGCTGCGCCGCGTGCTGGAGCGGCACCGCGACAGCAACGGCGTGCTGATCGCCACCGACGGCGTGTTCAGCATGGAGGGCAACATCGTCGACCTTCCCTCGCTGGTGGACATCAAGGACGAGTACGGCGCCCGCCTGCTGGTGGACGACGCGCACTCGGTGGGCGTGCTGGGCCGCAACGGCGGCGGCACCGCGGAGCACTACGGGCTGCAGGACCGGGTGGACCTTACGATGATCACCTTCTCCAAGTCGTTCGCCAGCATCGGCGGCGCGGCGGCGGGGCCGGCGGACGTCATCCACTACCTGAAGCACCACTCGCGGCCGCTCATCTTCAGCGCCAGCATGCCGGGCTCGGCCGTGGCCACCGTTCTGGCCTGCCTGGACGTGATGGAGCAGGAGCCGCAGCGCCGCGAGCAGTTGTGGAAGAACGCCGACTACCTGCGCGGCGGGCTGAACGCGCTGGGCTTCGACACGGTCGGCTCGGAGACGCCCATCATCCCCGTCGCGTCGGGCGACATGGAAAAGACGTTCATCTTCTGGCGCGCGCTCTTTGACATGGGCGTGTTCACCAACCCGGTGCTGCCCCCCGCCGTGCCGGAAAACTCCTGCCGCCTGCGCACCTCCGTCATGGCCACGCACACCACCGAGCAGCTGGACCGCGTGCTGGACGCGTTTGGCACCGTGGGCCGCCAGCTGGGCATCGTGGGAGGGGCGGCGTGA
- a CDS encoding NAD-dependent epimerase/dehydratase family protein, producing the protein MSRTALITGATGFVGGHLVRRLAADGWRMRALVRGSSDTRLLQEYGVERVRGDLHSADALREGASGADTVFHLAAVTAARGEEAYRRANVDGTRAVVDAVLAAHPRPRRLVYLSSYAACGPARHGRPRRADETPEPVSTYGRTKLQGEAVVNEAAARGVQAAILRAPPVYGPGDRALLPYFKLVKRRLAPAPAGPELRTHMLYVEDLAAALARAADAPAGTYAVAEPVEHPWGDVVRHISHAMGTRPVRVPLPPAGVRAAGAVAGWFGGVGVFNREKAEEMLAPAWLCDLGGLESLIPPGTATPLAEGIQRTAQWYREQDWV; encoded by the coding sequence ATGAGCCGAACCGCACTTATCACCGGGGCCACCGGCTTCGTGGGAGGCCACCTGGTACGCCGGCTGGCCGCGGACGGGTGGCGCATGCGGGCCCTGGTGCGCGGCTCCAGCGACACGCGCCTGCTGCAGGAATACGGCGTGGAACGGGTGCGCGGCGACCTGCACTCCGCCGACGCGCTGCGCGAGGGCGCGTCCGGCGCGGACACCGTGTTTCACCTGGCCGCCGTCACCGCCGCGCGGGGCGAAGAGGCGTACCGCCGCGCCAACGTGGACGGCACGCGCGCCGTGGTGGACGCCGTCCTGGCCGCCCATCCGCGCCCGCGGCGGCTGGTGTACCTGAGCTCTTACGCCGCCTGCGGCCCGGCGCGCCACGGCCGCCCCCGCCGCGCGGACGAAACGCCCGAGCCGGTCTCCACGTACGGGCGCACCAAGCTGCAGGGCGAGGCGGTGGTGAACGAGGCCGCGGCCCGGGGTGTACAAGCCGCCATCCTTCGCGCCCCGCCCGTCTACGGGCCCGGCGACCGGGCCCTGCTACCCTACTTCAAGCTCGTGAAGCGCAGGCTGGCCCCCGCACCCGCGGGACCGGAGCTGCGCACGCACATGCTGTACGTGGAAGACCTGGCCGCTGCCCTGGCGCGCGCGGCCGACGCCCCCGCGGGCACGTACGCGGTGGCGGAGCCGGTGGAGCACCCGTGGGGCGACGTGGTGCGCCACATCTCGCACGCCATGGGCACGCGCCCGGTGCGCGTGCCGCTGCCCCCCGCCGGCGTGCGCGCCGCGGGCGCCGTGGCCGGGTGGTTTGGCGGGGTGGGCGTGTTCAACCGAGAAAAAGCCGAAGAAATGCTGGCCCCGGCGTGGCTCTGCGACCTTGGCGGGCTGGAGTCGCTGATCCCCCCGGGAACGGCGACTCCCCTGGCCGAGGGCATCCAGCGGACGGCCCAGTGGTACCGGGAACAGGATTGGGTTTGA
- a CDS encoding GAF domain-containing protein, whose translation MTDSVSAFEKVQSPPRLAAIADLGLKNPAPDPVLQELADEAARRLDLPTGLVTIVLDSAQVFAAQHGLSGWIAEAGGVPVEWSFCANSVRTGEPLVIEDATTHPLVRDNPLVVHEGIRCYAGVPLVTSTGEVLGNLCVVGTEARSFSEQDLELLHGLARQALERIEARRS comes from the coding sequence GTGACTGATTCCGTGAGTGCGTTCGAGAAGGTGCAGAGCCCGCCGCGGCTGGCCGCCATCGCCGACCTGGGGCTCAAGAACCCCGCCCCCGATCCGGTTCTGCAGGAGCTGGCGGACGAGGCCGCGCGGCGGCTGGACCTGCCCACCGGGCTGGTGACCATCGTGCTGGACAGCGCGCAGGTGTTTGCGGCGCAGCACGGGCTTTCCGGCTGGATCGCGGAGGCCGGCGGCGTTCCGGTGGAGTGGTCGTTCTGCGCCAACTCCGTGCGGACGGGCGAACCGCTCGTCATCGAAGACGCCACCACCCATCCGCTGGTGCGCGACAACCCGCTGGTGGTGCACGAGGGAATCCGCTGCTACGCCGGCGTTCCGCTGGTGACCTCCACCGGCGAGGTGCTGGGCAACCTGTGCGTGGTGGGAACCGAAGCGCGGTCCTTCAGCGAGCAGGACCTGGAACTGCTGCACGGGCTGGCGCGGCAGGCCCTGGAGCGCATCGAAGCGCGGCGGTCCTGA
- a CDS encoding NAD(P)/FAD-dependent oxidoreductase produces MTDQTQFIKVPHVVIVGGGFGGLSAARALRKAPVSATLVDRRNHHLFQPLLYQVATAALSPADITAPIRGILRKQRATEVRMAEVQGFDLPARRVHLTSGEALAYDYLIVATGATHAYFGHPEWEPVAPGLKTVEDATEIRRRFLLAFEAAEGERDPEKRAALLTFVVVGAGPTGVELAGSMAEIARHSMIRDFRNINPGSARVVLVEGGPRVLSAYDEKLSAYAARALTRIGVEVRTGAIVTGIDAEGVSIGEERIPARNVVWAAGVTASPLGKALGVPTDRVGRVMIRPDLSIPGHPEVFVIGDLASLEGPGGRPLPGVAQVANQQGVHAANNIRRLIRGEPQTSFRYVDKGSMATIGRRAAVMEAGRVKMKGWFAWVAWLVIHVFFLVGFRNRILVMTQWAWNYLTWQRGARLITGETGAELAPRGKPIGTPEGHSEPMSEGRPASRDAALAAAQGQTAPSDGEGAGWMGGDRSQAGNRE; encoded by the coding sequence ATGACGGATCAGACGCAGTTCATCAAGGTGCCGCACGTGGTGATCGTGGGCGGCGGGTTCGGCGGGTTGTCGGCGGCGCGGGCGCTGCGCAAGGCACCCGTGAGCGCCACGCTCGTGGACCGGCGCAACCACCATCTCTTTCAGCCGCTGCTGTACCAGGTGGCGACCGCGGCGCTTTCGCCGGCCGACATCACGGCGCCCATCCGCGGCATTCTGCGAAAGCAGCGCGCCACGGAGGTGCGCATGGCCGAGGTGCAGGGCTTTGATCTGCCGGCGCGCCGCGTTCACCTGACGTCCGGCGAGGCGCTGGCGTACGATTACCTGATCGTGGCGACGGGGGCCACGCACGCCTATTTCGGCCACCCGGAGTGGGAGCCGGTGGCCCCCGGCCTCAAGACGGTGGAAGACGCCACCGAGATCCGCCGCCGCTTTCTTCTCGCCTTCGAGGCCGCGGAGGGCGAGCGGGATCCGGAAAAGCGGGCCGCGCTGCTCACCTTTGTGGTCGTGGGCGCGGGACCGACGGGGGTGGAACTGGCGGGATCGATGGCCGAAATCGCCCGCCACTCCATGATCCGCGACTTCCGCAACATCAACCCCGGCAGCGCGCGGGTTGTGCTGGTGGAAGGCGGCCCCCGCGTCCTTTCCGCGTACGATGAAAAGCTGTCCGCCTACGCCGCGCGCGCGCTCACACGGATCGGGGTGGAGGTGCGGACGGGGGCGATCGTGACGGGGATCGACGCGGAGGGCGTGTCCATTGGCGAGGAGCGCATCCCGGCGCGCAACGTGGTCTGGGCCGCGGGGGTGACGGCGTCGCCGCTGGGCAAGGCGCTGGGCGTGCCCACCGACCGCGTGGGCCGGGTGATGATCCGCCCGGACCTGTCCATCCCCGGCCACCCGGAAGTGTTCGTCATCGGCGACCTGGCCAGCCTGGAAGGGCCGGGCGGGCGGCCGCTGCCCGGCGTGGCACAGGTGGCCAACCAGCAGGGCGTGCACGCCGCCAACAACATCCGCCGCCTGATCCGCGGCGAGCCGCAGACCTCCTTTCGCTACGTGGACAAAGGGAGCATGGCCACCATCGGCCGGCGCGCGGCGGTGATGGAGGCGGGGCGCGTCAAGATGAAGGGCTGGTTCGCGTGGGTGGCGTGGCTGGTGATCCACGTCTTCTTTCTGGTCGGGTTCCGCAACCGCATCCTGGTGATGACGCAGTGGGCGTGGAACTACCTGACTTGGCAGCGCGGCGCCCGGCTGATCACGGGCGAGACGGGGGCGGAGCTCGCCCCGCGCGGCAAGCCCATCGGCACGCCGGAGGGGCACAGCGAGCCCATGTCGGAGGGGCGGCCCGCCTCGCGCGACGCCGCCCTGGCCGCGGCGCAGGGGCAGACCGCGCCGTCGGACGGGGAGGGGGCGGGGTGGATGGGCGGGGACAGGAGCCAGGCAGGGAATAGGGAATAG
- a CDS encoding alpha/beta fold hydrolase: MRLSPADYAARLEVWARRAGVRARAVRYARPEARGEVCALRLSPPRPEARAVVVHGAGNDAVFPLLALFRTLLSAGVEVFSFDVDGHGRGSTTVFSVDAVRGAVAAAVRAAEEDRPALPLHLIGHSLGGALVLDALASNSVECASASILSAPVEVRIGVRTVFGELGGFFRRATLGQRADYGLWGLVPAFGPVRRGAYPFRRADADGRNWSYVAAVARLLAEMELERRVQSTRAPTLLVYSHGDALVPHAQGARLAARIPAARLVSPPSASHYGLPFDPATLAAVAEWTSSHALAAR, encoded by the coding sequence GTGAGATTGTCCCCGGCGGACTACGCGGCGCGGCTGGAGGTGTGGGCGCGGCGGGCGGGCGTTCGGGCGCGGGCGGTGCGATACGCGCGGCCGGAGGCGCGCGGCGAGGTGTGCGCCCTCCGACTCTCCCCGCCGCGGCCGGAGGCGCGCGCCGTGGTGGTGCACGGGGCGGGGAACGACGCCGTCTTTCCCCTGCTCGCGCTTTTCCGTACGCTGCTCTCGGCGGGTGTGGAGGTGTTCTCGTTCGATGTGGATGGGCACGGGCGCGGCAGCACCACGGTGTTCTCGGTGGATGCGGTGCGCGGCGCCGTCGCCGCGGCCGTGCGGGCCGCGGAGGAGGACCGGCCCGCGCTGCCGCTGCACCTGATCGGCCACAGCCTGGGCGGCGCGCTGGTGCTGGATGCGCTCGCCTCGAACTCGGTGGAGTGCGCGTCCGCGTCCATCCTCTCCGCGCCGGTGGAAGTGCGCATCGGGGTGCGGACGGTGTTCGGCGAACTGGGCGGATTCTTTCGGCGGGCGACGCTGGGGCAGCGCGCGGACTACGGATTGTGGGGACTGGTTCCCGCGTTCGGGCCGGTGCGGCGCGGCGCCTATCCCTTTCGCCGCGCAGACGCGGACGGGCGCAACTGGAGCTACGTGGCCGCGGTGGCCCGGCTGCTGGCGGAAATGGAACTGGAGCGCCGCGTGCAATCCACCCGCGCTCCCACCCTGCTGGTCTACAGCCACGGAGACGCACTGGTGCCACACGCGCAGGGCGCACGCCTGGCCGCCCGCATTCCCGCCGCGCGGCTCGTATCTCCGCCATCCGCCTCGCACTACGGGCTTCCGTTCGATCCCGCGACGCTGGCCGCGGTCGCGGAGTGGACGTCATCCCACGCCCTGGCGGCGCGATGA
- a CDS encoding amidohydrolase family protein produces MSGGERPAPRIDVHVHLAGVGTDGSGCWISPAFEKRITFRLLRARHGMSAARPAADADWAADVAERVRGSELTHAVVLGFDGVYRHGALDRGRSQMIVPADWVFRVCRAHPELLPGPSINPHRADALERLEECIEGGAVLIKWLPATQGIDPAHPSLAAFYRRCAEARLPILTHSGGTEGTFAQVNPALKDLRRMIPALRAGVPVIVAHTGAPVAYARDRDQVPLLRAMLDEFPHLWVDNSGMANPARFQHLPRYARDARLTARTLHGSDFPVPSNSFWYGGVVGWREVARLERIRNRMQRDIEMKRALGYPDAVLTRAASVLPNLDRWIRRGAYGERSTPPL; encoded by the coding sequence ATGAGCGGGGGAGAGCGGCCGGCGCCGCGCATCGACGTTCACGTCCACCTGGCCGGCGTGGGGACGGATGGATCGGGATGCTGGATCTCGCCCGCGTTCGAGAAGCGGATCACCTTTCGGCTCCTGCGCGCGCGGCACGGGATGTCGGCCGCGCGGCCCGCGGCGGACGCGGACTGGGCGGCGGACGTGGCGGAAAGGGTGCGCGGGAGCGAACTGACGCACGCCGTCGTCCTGGGCTTTGACGGCGTCTATCGCCACGGCGCGCTGGACCGCGGGCGATCGCAGATGATCGTTCCCGCGGACTGGGTGTTCCGCGTCTGCCGCGCGCATCCGGAGCTGCTTCCGGGGCCGTCCATCAACCCCCATCGCGCGGATGCGCTGGAGCGGCTGGAGGAGTGCATCGAGGGCGGCGCGGTGCTGATCAAGTGGCTTCCCGCCACGCAGGGCATCGATCCGGCGCACCCGTCGCTGGCCGCGTTCTACCGCCGCTGCGCGGAGGCGCGCCTTCCCATCCTCACCCACTCCGGCGGGACGGAAGGGACGTTCGCGCAGGTGAACCCCGCGCTCAAGGACCTGCGCCGCATGATTCCCGCGCTGCGGGCGGGGGTGCCGGTGATCGTGGCGCACACGGGCGCGCCGGTGGCGTACGCGCGCGACCGCGACCAGGTGCCGCTGCTGCGCGCCATGCTGGATGAGTTTCCGCACCTGTGGGTGGACAACTCGGGGATGGCCAACCCCGCGCGCTTTCAGCACCTGCCGCGCTATGCGCGCGATGCGCGATTAACGGCGCGCACGCTGCACGGGAGCGACTTTCCGGTGCCGTCCAACAGCTTCTGGTACGGCGGGGTGGTAGGATGGAGGGAAGTCGCGCGCCTGGAGCGCATCCGCAACCGCATGCAGCGCGACATCGAAATGAAGCGCGCCCTCGGCTACCCCGACGCCGTGCTCACCCGCGCCGCGTCCGTGCTCCCGAATCTGGACCGGTGGATCAGACGCGGCGCGTACGGGGAGCGGAGCACTCCGCCGCTCTGA